The Nitrospira sp. sequence CCACGCATCCAGGCAAGTCCGGCACATAGGCGGCATAGTTCTGAGGAGCTTTTTCGATCACAATCGCATAGCGCATGATAAGTCCTCTACTTCTTCCACCCAGCTTGCTTGAAGATACTGTTCAACGTTCCAGGCGGTAAATCGTCGCTCGGCTTGCCTGCGACCGTCACCTATATATCACGGGCAGACATGAGCCAGGAGAGTAAATGCAGGCTATTGCCGCTCAGCTTCGGAATTCGGATTGAGGGGATGTAATGAACGGAAGACGCACTACCCGACTGAAAGGTGCTCTTCCTCGACACGTCGGCGAAACCACACGCTGGATGTCGCGAGGGCAAGCAGGACTGCGCCGATGCCGACCAGACTTACGGACTCGCTGGATATGTCGATGAGCCAACCGAAGAAGGTCATGCCCGCCATAGATGTGGCCGTGGCAATCGCCGTGTAGAGCGCCATGACCCGCCCCACCATGTGGGCGGGCGAGATTTCCTGGATGATCCCCCAAGCGATCGGTGTCCAGGTCCCCAACCCCATACCGACCAACACCACGAGCAGGGTGGCCACCACGATGTTCGAAGTCCAGACCAGCGCGCACAACGCTAACCCCCCGACGACACTCGACCACGTGATGATCGAGATCCGGCGCCGAAGATCCCATTCGGTGAACCTCACGAGACAGAGCGATATGAGGAGGAAGCCCACGCCGAGCCAAGACCAGAGGTATCCCACCTCTATCGGACCGAGTGAAAGGAGCGCCTTTCCGAACACCGGAAACAGTGTGGTGAATGCTCCGCTGCCAAACGTATAGAGCGAGGCCAATAGGATCAACACCAGAATGGTGCGCCGAGATATCAACGTATAGCGAATACCGTCGAACAGATCCTGAATCGCCGTGGTTCGCGGTCTCGCCGACGGAGCAGTCGTCATCCCTGCTGAAAGTCGAAGAGGGAACAGGAATGCCGCGGACGCCAGATAGGTCACCGCATTGAGACAGAGCACATCCTGAGACCCGGTAAAGGCTATCCCCAGTCCGCTGATGACCGGGCCGATGACGATGCCGAGGCTCGTCGTGCCTTGGAGGAGGGCATTGGCAGCGGTCAACTGTTCTTTCTTCACCATGAGCGGCACCGACGAGGACAGTGTCGGCACGAACATGGCAGTGGCAATCCCGTAAAGGAACGTCAGCACATAGAGCGATTGGATCGTAAACGATTCGACAGATACCCAACAGGGGATCAAGCCGATCAAGAGGGCTCTGGCCAGGTCGCTGCCGATCAGGATGGCCTTCTTGGGCAATCGATCGACCACCACGCCGATCACGGGTCCGAAGACGATCGGAGGCAATGTTTGCATGAGGCCGATGACCGTGGTCTTCAGCGCCGACCCGGTGATGGAATAGACAAACCACAGGAGAGCCAACTTGCTGACACCGTCGGCCACCTGCGACAGTACCTGGCTCCACCACACCAGACTGAAATCACGCGTGAGGAGCCATTGTCTGCGACGGATGATTGAACGTTCCGTCATACAAGACTTCTCTTCCTCCTGATCAATCGTAAAGGTTATATCGGAATGGAGCGGATAGGAAGGCGGAACGATGAGTGAAACGACTGGGGCGCCGCGCAAGCTGATTCAAAGTCTAGGTCGCAACCTGTTGAGTCATGACCGCCCGGCGCATGAACCGGATCGCAACGGCTGCCGTCAGTAACAGGACCAAACCAAGTCCGATAAGGCTTTGCGCCGGGCCGACGGTCTCCGCAATCCATCCAAAACCGGTCATCCCGGCCATCGCGGTGGCCATCGATCCCGTGCTGAACGTCGTGAGCACGCGTCCCATCAAGTGTTCCGGAGTAGTCTCTTGAAGCAACGCCCATACGACGGGATTCATGATCGCCGTGCTCCCACCGACTACAACCACCACCGCCGTCGCGACCAACGGCGTCTCGAGCAGGCTCAGACTGCAGACCGCCAGTCCCCCCACCGTCATGCCACGAGCAATGAGGCGCAAACGGCTGTGCAGATCTCCCTGGTGCCTCGAGGCGAGCCATGTGGACACCGCCAGCATACCGACCCCGAGACCGGACCAGAGCCAGCCCAGTTGAACCGGACCGACCTGGAGAAACTCTTTCGCATACACCGGCAGAATGAACACAAACGCGCTCGCACCCAGATTGTACAAGGCCGAGATCACGACCAGAAGGAACACCGTCGATTGTGTGCCGAAGACGAATCGAAATCCGACGATCAAATCATCCAGCACTGAGGGAGACTTGTTGCCGGCTTCTTTATCGATCTTGAGCGTTTCATGCAATCGCATGGGGATGAGACACAAGGCCGAGACGAGGAAGGTGACCGAATTCACATACAGGACATTCTCGACGCCTATCATCGCGATGAGCACGCCGCTGATCGCGGGTCCCAGTAACAACCCAATGTTATTCGTGCCTTGAATCAAGGCATTTGCTCTCACCAATTCGGACGGACGGACCAGGCGCGGGACAGCTGACACCAAGGCCGGTCCAAAGATAGTCGAGACAATCGATGTCAAGAAGATCAACACATACAAGCCTTCAAGGGAAAGGAGATCGAGAGCAAATAGCGCCGGAATGAGAAAGGTCATGAAGGCACGAATCAAGTCTACCCACACCATCACGGTCTTCTTCGGCAGGCGATCAAGAAAAACACCGATGACGGGGCCCAACAGCAAAGGCGGAACGGTTTGGAGCAATCCGACGATCGTCACTTTCAGGGCCGAACCGGTGAGGGTATACACAAACCAGAGTAGAGCGACTTTATTGAGCCCTTCCCCAATTTGAGAGACGACCTGTCCCCACCATAACAGCCCAAAGTCCCTGGTGCGGATCAGATACCAGCCCCGACTCTCACGTTCGCCGCCGTCCTCCACGTCTTCGCTCCTGGATATTGCCTGACTCATCTGTATCAACCTATTTACAATCACAATAATGCCTATCGATGAGAAGGGAAGACTCGGAAAAATCCTAGTCGGATTCGGACAAAAATCCGGCTCACAAAGGATTTTTGTCCAATGAGACAGTCACAGTGCGCGGTGTAGCAGCAGAAACGTTGGAGCTTTTTCTCAGGTAACCCTAGAAGAGCTTCGTGGAGATTCCGATAAACGGCAGGAGGTAATTGAGCCCACGATTCGGACTACCGGTATCGGCATTGGAAATGTGGCTGAACCGGACTCCGGCATTGAGCGACCATCGTGCGGTCAGCTCCCAGTTTGCGCCCGTGCCGCCCCAGACCAGAAAATTGAAATCCGTTCCTTGTTCGGGAATACGGCCGTCGAAATTCGTCCAGAGCGGACCACCGCCGCCCTCGACATAGGGCTTCAACCGACCAAACGAAGTGAACGTATAGACGATCTTGGGCGTCACACCCACGCCGTACGCGCCGGTCGGTTGGGTGATTCCTAACAGCGCCAACTCGGCCCCAAGCGCAATCGAGCCGCTCCACCACCCGTCACCGATCGTATCGGTCAGCACGATTTGCCACGAGGGATGCACGGCCACCCCGTTCAACTTCGACGATTGCGCATCCATCAGTCGAACAGGGAGCATTCCGCCGACCACGAACCCGACACTCTGCTTTCCGTCCATGTTAGGGGATGGTGCTTCTGCTGAAACCGGTGACAGCCAGGCCAGGCCCACACACAACGACAGCGCCACGGCGCGGATGGGATGAATGGACATCGATCTTGCCGGGTTAATCGTCGTTCACGTGAAATACGAGGTGTGGCGATTGACGGACTGCGAGGAAGATGGAAGGACCATTCGAGTCGTCACCCGGCTTCGCGGTAGCCGCAGTCCTGATTGCGGCATTGAACGCTCCGGCCGTCTTGCTTACTGACTTTTT is a genomic window containing:
- a CDS encoding type II toxin-antitoxin system HicA family toxin yields the protein MTVAGKPSDDLPPGTLNSIFKQAGWKK
- a CDS encoding MFS transporter; translation: MTERSIIRRRQWLLTRDFSLVWWSQVLSQVADGVSKLALLWFVYSITGSALKTTVIGLMQTLPPIVFGPVIGVVVDRLPKKAILIGSDLARALLIGLIPCWVSVESFTIQSLYVLTFLYGIATAMFVPTLSSSVPLMVKKEQLTAANALLQGTTSLGIVIGPVISGLGIAFTGSQDVLCLNAVTYLASAAFLFPLRLSAGMTTAPSARPRTTAIQDLFDGIRYTLISRRTILVLILLASLYTFGSGAFTTLFPVFGKALLSLGPIEVGYLWSWLGVGFLLISLCLVRFTEWDLRRRISIITWSSVVGGLALCALVWTSNIVVATLLVVLVGMGLGTWTPIAWGIIQEISPAHMVGRVMALYTAIATATSMAGMTFFGWLIDISSESVSLVGIGAVLLALATSSVWFRRRVEEEHLSVG
- a CDS encoding MFS transporter encodes the protein MSQAISRSEDVEDGGERESRGWYLIRTRDFGLLWWGQVVSQIGEGLNKVALLWFVYTLTGSALKVTIVGLLQTVPPLLLGPVIGVFLDRLPKKTVMVWVDLIRAFMTFLIPALFALDLLSLEGLYVLIFLTSIVSTIFGPALVSAVPRLVRPSELVRANALIQGTNNIGLLLGPAISGVLIAMIGVENVLYVNSVTFLVSALCLIPMRLHETLKIDKEAGNKSPSVLDDLIVGFRFVFGTQSTVFLLVVISALYNLGASAFVFILPVYAKEFLQVGPVQLGWLWSGLGVGMLAVSTWLASRHQGDLHSRLRLIARGMTVGGLAVCSLSLLETPLVATAVVVVVGGSTAIMNPVVWALLQETTPEHLMGRVLTTFSTGSMATAMAGMTGFGWIAETVGPAQSLIGLGLVLLLTAAVAIRFMRRAVMTQQVAT
- a CDS encoding acyloxyacyl hydrolase, with the protein product MSIHPIRAVALSLCVGLAWLSPVSAEAPSPNMDGKQSVGFVVGGMLPVRLMDAQSSKLNGVAVHPSWQIVLTDTIGDGWWSGSIALGAELALLGITQPTGAYGVGVTPKIVYTFTSFGRLKPYVEGGGGPLWTNFDGRIPEQGTDFNFLVWGGTGANWELTARWSLNAGVRFSHISNADTGSPNRGLNYLLPFIGISTKLF